One segment of Oreochromis niloticus isolate F11D_XX linkage group LG8, O_niloticus_UMD_NMBU, whole genome shotgun sequence DNA contains the following:
- the LOC109203245 gene encoding paraneoplastic antigen Ma1-like has protein sequence MRPRLHGYTESYRKLRMFSGVKPTPNGEEEYDAWAEQTTHLLEEWQCGDNIKKQRIVESLKGPAADIVRFLRVQKPTATSYDYMQVLETAFGTTESASDLLVKFRHTYQNVGEKLSTYLLRLDKLLHCIFRKGGVALSDMNRLRMGQVVRGALQQDMIALRLRITHKLREPPSFSELLKEVREEEDMLQSRNDMKNPVMSQSVTPVSKSAPEQEVDPEVAKLKKEISVMKAEMLSLKAATVASHPDTQIPQLEIPAKTPYKKNATPQRSGYQEDKPGIFCYRCGEDGHFKRECGGEENLLKVNKRLIKLTKKSGNYHGIQ, from the exons ATGCGGCCAAGACTTCACGGATACACAGAG AGCTATCGTAAGCTGCGCATGTTCTCTGGTGTGAAACCTACGCCCAATGGGGAGGAAGAGTATGATGCCTGGGCAGAGCAGACAACACATCTGCTAGAAGAGTGGCAGTGCGGtgacaatataaaaaaacagcGGATAGTGGAAAGTCtgaaaggtccagctgctgacATTGTAAGATTCCTAAGAGTGCAGAAGCCCACTGCAACTTCATATGACTACATGCAAGTTTTGGAGACAGCTTTTGGAACAACTGAGAGTGCATCTGATCTTCTGGTGAAATTTAGACATACTTACCAAAATGTTGGCGAAAAACTGTCTACTTACCTGTTGAGGCTGGATAAACTGCTGCACTGTATTTTCAGAAAAGGAGGTGTGGCACTGTCTGACATGAATCGATTACGGATGGGGCAGGTTGTGAGAGGAGCACTGCAACAAGACATGATTGCACTTCGTCTTCGTATAACTCACAAGCTGCGAGAACCTCCTTCTTTCAGTGAGTTGCTAAAAGAAGTAAGGGAGGAAGAGGATATGCTCCAAAGCAGAAACGATATGAAGAACCCAGTAATGTCGCAGTCTGTAACTCCCGTTTCCAAGTCGGCACCTGAACAAGAAGTCGATCCTGAAGTAGCAAAGCTGAAAAAAGAGATAAGTGTCATGAAAGCTGAGATGCTTAGTCTTAAAGCTGCTACAGTTGCATCACATCCAGACACCCAGATTCCACAACTAGAAATCCCTGCCAAGACACCTTACAAAAAAAATGCTACCCCACAAAGGTCTGGCTATCAAGAGGATAAACCTGGAATATTTTGCTATAGATGTGGGGAGGATGGACATTTTAAGAGAGAATGTGGAGGTGAAGAAAACCTACTCAAAGTCAATAAGCGCCtcattaaactgacaaagaaatCGGGAAACTACCACGGGATCCAGTAG